A single region of the Apodemus sylvaticus chromosome 7, mApoSyl1.1, whole genome shotgun sequence genome encodes:
- the Ubl5 gene encoding ubiquitin-like protein 5 yields MIEVVCNDRLGKKVRVKCNTDDTIGDLKKLIAAQTGTRWNKIVLKKWYTIFKDHVSLGDYEIHDGMNLELYYQ; encoded by the exons ATGATTGAGGTGGTTTGCAACGACCGTCTAGGGAAGAAAGTCCGCGTCAAGTGCAA CACCGATGACACCATCGGCGACTTGAAGAAACTGATAGCGGCTCAAACTGGCACCCGCTGGAATAAGATCGTTCTTAAAAAGTG GTACACGATTTTTAAGGACCACGTGTCTCTGGGAGATT ACGAAATCCACGATGGGATGAACCTGGAGCTCTATTACCAGTAG